CTTCACGATCAATCTGCTCCAGtcaatcttgactgctcaccatagaggacaaattccaaaaggatcgtcgcaaggccaccataagaaaaagacatggccgcaaacacacataacaaataagcacacacgtcagcaaaaagcCGAGTAATCACCTGAAATAAAAACATACCAATATGGAATAATAAATGCTCATGTAAACAATGTAGTACGAAACTACATTTCAAGTATAGACCCAAAAGCATACTTAGCTCCATAGTCTATAGATACTCTAGATCTTCATTTCAACTGAACCTCAATATATTGGTATAATCTTTTTCCTCTGCTAAACTTACTTAAACCAATAAGTGCCAtgttttctctttgttttataCCTAGtcttggacatgggtaatttGAATAGataaaccaacaagtataaaaagttaaaactctcaatagctactagaaagactctctgaatcaaggccacttttggaccaaatcccactttgggataataagaaaataataaagattgtatcttgctcctctactaatggttatcatctccCTACCAACATGCCAAGAACTAAAGTCTATAAGCCTCAAACCAAACATATAATAATTATTCTCAAACCATTTCTCATAATCTGATCAACATGATCAATATCAATTTGGGTTTAATAATCTATACTTCTCAACAACGGCACAAATTCCCAAATAATATTATACGACATAGTTTGTCTATGAAACATCTCAAATCATTTCGGAAAACAACATCagtacccaaaaaaaaattctaaacgATCCCAATAATACATGCGATTAAATCCTCCATACTTATAGTTAAGATGAATTAGTCCTTAATAGTTAATTTATATTCTCCctaaatgataataaataaaatctaCATAACTATGAATCTATGACCATTATCACAGAGCGAAAAGAATCAAAATCACGGATTGCTGTACCAAAGTATCATACactgttaagatatgttaagatattagatattattctgtgaatattctgtagagtcctaactatggtgagttacctaatgtgtacctagggtttaggtaactgagttgtactatatatacgtatgttattaatgagaatgatacgagattacacaatatttgacatggtatcagagcctaggttaaaaaccctagattttttTTCCGCAAGAAATTTGAGAGAGTGTAGCCGAGTATTGAGAACAGCGACTTTCTTCGCTTGTTGAGTATTGAGATTAGGAGTTAACAATTCCTTAAGTATCACCATGAGTTCCGATGAGGAGGCACCACCAAAGGTcatcgccgccgccgtcgaccTAGACTACTATCTCGGGTCAGGCGACGGCCCCGGTATTGTTATCACCCCTGTGAAACTGAGAGGAGCATCGAACTACGATGAATGGGCCAAAGCcgttcgtcgctcgatgatttcaaaattcaaatttggttttcttgatgggtctgtgaaggagcccattacggacgagacgaagatgaaacattggattgcggtcaattcgatggtggtgtcttggatcacaaacaccattgacgagagtttgcgttcgaatctggaggactttgatattgctcacgagttgtggaatcatttgaggacgcggtactgcgtcgtgtcgggcaccagggtctgccatattaagatggctctgagtggttgcaagcagggcacgtctgagggcgtcatggagtactatggccgcttgtcgaaggtatggaaggagtacgtacagtatgcacgagttcccaggtgtgtatgtgcgggttgtacgtgtaatatagcgaagcaggtgggggacattcacgatgaagatcgtctgcactatttcctaattggcctggatgatcactatgaagccattcgtgcacaactgttagcacgatcgccgttgccaggactcgacgaggcgtaccagacggttatgaataccgagaccatgcgcgccaaggctgcgagaggtccggagagtgtcatggcgttcaaggtcgagactaaggctcggtcgaggtcgggagatgtcagtggcagattttgtggtcattgcaatcgtgagggtcatgaggaagaaacttgttatcagctgattggatttcctgaatggtgggatgagaagaaacgaggtggacgagggcctggtcgaggaggcAGGACGTCGATTAGAGGAGGCAGAGTAGCTCGCGGGGCAGCGTCATCGACCAGTGGTGTCGCTCGTGCCAATGCCGTGAGCAATGCCACAGGAGGGGCGACAACCACTGTGACGAGTGGAGACGGATCGCATGGTGCAGTgacgacaaccaatcatgagcttgttggggtgacgaaggagcaagtccagcaaatagttgacatcttgtcacgaccttcaaccaagttgcaaggtaatcttgatttacgttggattgttgacagtggggcatcacgtcatgtgacgggtgatatttcaatcctgagaaatatcaagacatcaagaaatcaacaggttgtgttgccggacggtcaacctgcaaattcaaaccaatatggttcggtggtcttggaggatggtttcgtgctcgataatgttctatttgtgcctaaattgaactgcaatttaatttctgtaactcaattaagtgacgaattacattgtgctgctcaatttactaacaaaatgtgtgttcttcaggaccgctcgacgaggatggtgattggcgtaggtgatcgacaggaaggactatattttttccgtggggctccaaaggttcgtgtgctagcagtggagtgtgtggtcgacttgtggcatcaacggatggggcatccgtcggaaaaagtgttgcagttacttcctcatgtgagtcataagattaggaagaataaaacaatttgtgatgtatgtccgcgggcgagacaatgtagggagagttttccagttagtgttagtcgtgctagtcgcacatttgaattggttcatcttgatttatggggaccctacaagactccctcgtcttgtggggcaaagtatttttttaccattgttgacgattattctagaggtgtgtggatttatttactgaataataaaatggaagttgcatcgacatttcttaattttgttgccatgattaagtgtcagtttaatagatcccttcgggtagtacgcagtgataatggtactgaattcaattgcttacaaaattattttcgtcaacatgggattctgtttgagtcgtcgtgtgttgggacgcctcaacaaaatgggagagtcgagagaaaacaccaacatattttgaatgttgggagggcgttacgttttcaagaaaatcttccaataaaattttggggggaatgtattttggccgcctgttacttgataaaccgtacacctaccccgatccttgaaaataaaacaccttatgagatgttgtttggtaaaccaccatcgtatgtgcctatccgagtgtttgggtgtctgtgttatgcatataatctccggtgtaaaggggataagtttgagtctcggagtcgccgatgtgtgtttttgggttatccgtttggcaggaagggatggcaactttatgatctagagacacatgagttcttcgtctcacgggatgtcaagtttcatgaagggacgtttccttttgtagatgaatcggatgtgttgccaccggtgcatgatggtcatggggggcttgaccattggagtttggatgagagtgggactacgggtcctgagaccgtgtcgtcgcctgcaggtgatactgctggggtgtcgccgcctacaggtgatactgagggagtgttgtcgcttccgggagctgatgagggggtgtcattgaccagtggtgacgacaggggagtgtcgtcgcctgtgagggaggaacaacaacatgaaacacctagtcgagtggattcagacgtcgtctcctcacagacaggtgtagaggaaacgacgggtagtgacgagagtgagacaaggcagtgtgtggaggatacggagttaggaagggggaagcgtgtgaagtttccgtcgacaaagctgaaagactgtgtgatacatacaatacgggaaaaatatagtacttccgacaaaacacctacggcgtcatcactctcaggtactccttatcctatcacatattttgttaattatgagcgtttttcgtcaaagcacaggcattatatagcagcattgcaagaagggcaagttcctaagagttttaaacaagcgatgcagcatgaggggtggcgtcagGCAATGGCCGCTGAAACCGACGCGTTGGAGGAACAGGGGACATGGACGTTGGAAAATTTAccggaagggaagaaagcactggggagtaaatgggtgtatactgagaagcgtgatgaggatgggaatttgttgagactgaaggctcaattggtatgtttagggaatcatcaggaggaagggttggattataatgagacatttgctcccgtcgcgaagatggcgacagttcgaactttcctagctgtcgcagctgtcaaacagtgggacgtgcatcagatggacgtccataatgcgttcttgcacggtgacttggaggaagagatctatatgaagattcctcctggattccagaagaatcactctgacaaagtgtgtcgaatgagaaagtcgttgtatgggttgaaacaagcacctagatgttggttccagaagttgtcgacggcattgacgcactatggatttcgacagtcgctgtccgattattcgctctttactctgtctaaaggtacgttgcagctgagtgtgctcatttatgtggacgacatgattatcgcgggcaataacaagtttgcgcttgagagttttaaggcatacttgaaggagtgttttaaaatgaaagacctcggggctctgaagtacttccttgggttagaggtggcacgaagtagtcaagggttctatgtatgtcagagaaaatatgccctcgacatcatctcagaggccggattgttgggagcaaagcctgtggactttcccatggaacagaatcataggttggcattggcagacgggccagacctgtcggacggtgagcagtataggcgtctgatcggacgtctggtttatttggctgtcacgcgaccagacgttgcctactctgtacatgtcctatctcaatttatgcaagcaccaaaggaggcacattgggaagcagctttgcgagtagtgagatatttgaagaagtgtccgggtcaaggtatactacttcggtcggacagtgcgttgcagttggaggggtggtgcgactcggattgggcagggtgtccaatgacgcgtcggtcggtgactggatggtttgtgtcacttggtatgtcgccagtttcttggaagaccaagaaacagcatactgtttctcggtcgtctgctgaggcagaatatcggtcgatggcagctctgacgtgtgagttgaagtggttgaaacaactactacgcgacttgggggtgacacacgaccaaggcatgaggatgtattgcgacagtcagtctgcgttgcatattgcacagaatccggtgttccatgaaaggacaaaacacatcgagtcagattgtcatttcattcgagatgcaatcaaggaagggatcatcagtccgtcgtacgtgtcgacgaaggttcagttagcagatatcttcaccaaagcgttggggaaggcgcaatttgagttttttttgaacaagatgggcattcgagatctacatgctccaccttgaggggggatgttaagatatgataagatattagatattattctgtgaatattctgtagagtcctaactatggtgagttacctaatgtgtacctagggtttaggtaactgagttgtactatatatacgtatgttattaatgagaatgatacgagattacacaatatttgacatacACCCATTTATGATAATTGCAAACACACGCATTAACATTGTAATAAGAAATCATCGCATCCAAAGTCAGATAAACATGTATAATCAAATACAACTCCAATGATACATATAGATAAACTCTCCAAAGAATTGGTATGATtacaaatttaaaattaatgctACACATAACAATTCGAGAGATTAAGTGCTTGTGATTACAATTAGTATGTACAAATAACTCGAATAGACTAAGTGCGCGTGATTACCTTTCCGAATAATAATACCAAATAGTTAAATTCAAGCGAATTTTTAAAACAATCAGGTACGGGATGCGCGCGGCTGCTGATAGGATCGATGCGCATGAGCTTAATTAATTTGATAACCAAAATAAAGTCAATGAGCTTTATTTCATTCCTCCTCACGCACAATCAACAGTAAGTAGAAAGAAGATAAATTAAGTAGGAGATATATATATAAAACTAATTTGACGGCCATAATACTTCTTACAATAAGAACACCGCAAATATGATTGTGCAGGGGTGTGTATGGTGCTCTTGGTGCACTGGTGTCCAAACGACACGCGTCAAATATAAAACACGGATTTCTTATTAAATCTGGAGAAGAAAAGAATAAACGttgtttttttgttaaaaaaaagaacaatgactgTTCTGTTCTATTCTGGTATATGCTCTGTTCTATTCAGCTGtgttttattatgttcttttgtttttgcTCCTTTTTGCGGTTATATCTTCctatatttttcataattttgaaatcataatttgtaaagaggagagagaaaatgtggtAAACTGTAAATttgattttagagagagaaagtaatggaaaattctcagatattggttgatttttctacttcaatatcaaattctattgattcttcttcttcaaatttgaattcctcagctgataatcagatttgtgaaggtaatttttcaatttttttaataacgaATTACATGTTTTGATAATTTTGATTTCGCAGTTATCgtgtttttttattatttagacCAGTTTGATTTCTCAATTACTTTGATTAATGTATTTAGATTATATATTTTTGATGATTATGATTTCGCAATTATTTCGCAGTTCTTTTGGGACTGTTTTGAAATTCTTTATAGTTGTTCGTTTCTCTATCTTAATATGTTCGtttaggctttgttgttgttcttttatgtactggtaatgttcttttttattagtATTCATGCAGATTTtgaatgttcttttcttttacttttgttGTTCTTTCTCATATGTTGCTTTTTTTTCCCCTGtagttttctgtttttattaattttgagttttttgttcttttatttatggtttatgttctttttaggtttttcaacgttttatttttattttttcaagtaTTATTATCAATATTTGATTATCTTGTTATATTTACCCTGCATTTTTCTCatgatgttctttttataaaattttaaatgggagcgaatatgttcttttcataTTTGTACCAAAAAAACAAGTGCACCATTCTGATTATGAACACTGCTTAtatttcttctccttcctcctctttttttttcattttcttata
This genomic stretch from Spinacia oleracea cultivar Varoflay chromosome 3, BTI_SOV_V1, whole genome shotgun sequence harbors:
- the LOC130469007 gene encoding uncharacterized protein, with the translated sequence MSSDEEAPPKVIAAAVDLDYYLGSGDGPGIVITPVKLRGASNYDEWAKAVRRSMISKFKFGFLDGSVKEPITDETKMKHWIAVNSMVVSWITNTIDESLRSNLEDFDIAHELWNHLRTRYCVVSGTRVCHIKMALSGCKQGTSEGVMEYYGRLSKVWKEYVQYARVPRCVCAGCTCNIAKQVGDIHDEDRLHYFLIGLDDHYEAIRAQLLARSPLPGLDEAYQTVMNTETMRAKAARGPESVMAFKVETKARSRSGDVSGRFCGHCNREGHEEETCYQLIGFPEWWDEKKRGGRGPGRGGRTSIRGGRVARGAASSTSGVARANAVSNATGGATTTVTSGDGSHGAVTTTNHELVGVTKEQVQQIVDILSRPSTKLQGPLDEDGDWRR